A genome region from Gadus chalcogrammus isolate NIFS_2021 chromosome 7, NIFS_Gcha_1.0, whole genome shotgun sequence includes the following:
- the si:ch211-266i6.3 gene encoding nucleolar protein dao-5, with protein sequence MDVSRRNPTKKGNKENAEPAHEPKPSKTRTDPVAPRPFKRIETQPNQDGDSTQGDMQLIKTVINTVQKNAKAMPAGNANKRQTLSKAFLTEQAVKQKKIIESAKPPQPHTKPAPGLYKGKVIQSKIGSIWKTSVVANEGDKKPTARPSTAKVESRRVDNLSKRLTMSVADLPCRADHKPKSTRSKSVSDGPLPVPKRPVTGRPTTALRTAPPPHRSTRPAPPISAKTSVMTKEMENRNVRDKKVYQPSVSSSLSQYRVPMESAAERRAKLADWLASKGKVPKRPVMSATLTAKTLPAKTSRVEPEPSQVPTATAVVPVPSASQPGEAARGEDPARDASSPLTMNATLDLLDNSDLDLPVYPEAGVNDIVVNLCEALSALATDEDELQQKDQSDDCEMADGMANQEEKELSENVADCKEVKEDEEVEVKEEEETESDSEEEDDCKEYEIDEEESEMKKTEATPMMEDASSVKYNVKTTPYLQSVKKGLQGEVRSACAGSRKRPGIKDLKFLTPVRRSSRIHRNSCRLPPLVLDHDPCVTSLAELVQLDGDDDSNAYIYRKNPALLKDSPDPEKELLNDSEYF encoded by the exons ATGGATGTTTCACGACGAAATCCAACCAAAAAA GGAAATAAGGAAAATGCGGAACCAGCGCATGAGCCCAAGCCTTCCAAAACAAGAACGGATCCGGTGGCCCCTCGACCCTTCAAAAGGATTGAAACGCAACCGAACCAAGATGGTGATTCCACGCAGGGTGACATGCAGTTAATAAAAACTGTCATCAATACCGTGCAGAAAAATGCCAAAGCAATGCCTGCCGGAAACGCCAATAAAAGACAGACTCTCAGTAAGGCTTTTCTCACAGAACAGGCAGTCAAACAGAAGAAAATCATTGAGTCTGCCAAGCCACCTCAGCCCCACACCAAACCAGCCCCGGGACTGTATAAGGGCAAAGTGATCCAGTCCAAAATTGGATCTATTTGGAAGACAAGTGTTGTAGCTAATGAGGGGGATAAGAAACCTACTGCCAGGCCTTCAACCGCAAAAGTAGAAAGCCGAAGGGTTGACAACTTATCGAAGAGGTTGACCATGTCTGTCGCAGACTTGCCATGCCGAGCTGACCACAAGCCCAAATCTACAAGATCTAAGTCTGTGTCGGACGGGCCATTGCCAGTCCCCAAGCGGCCGGTCACTGGCCGGCCCACAACTGCATTGCGCactgctccccctccccaccgtaGCACAAGGCCAGCGCCCCCCATCTCTGCTAAGACCAGTGTGATGACCAAAGAAATGGAGAATAGGAATGTAAGAGACAAGAAGGTCTACCAGCCTTCGGTTTCTAGCAGCCTCAGTCAGTATAGGGTGCCCATGGAGTCTGCCGCAGAAAGAAG ggcaaaATTGGCCGACTGGCTTGCGTCCAAGGGCAAGGTTCCGAAGAGACCAGTAATGTCTGCAACATTAACAGCCAAAACACTGCCAGCCAAAACGAGTCGTGTCGAGCCTGAGCCCAGCCAGGTCCCCACTGCTACGGCTGTGGTTCCTGTTCCCAGTGCTAGCCAGCCTGGAGAggccgcgaggggtgaagaccCAGCCAGAGATGCATCGTCGCCCCTCACCATGAACGCCACCCTGGACCTGCTGGATAACTCTGATTTGGATCTACCCGTTTACCCGgaagccggagtgaatgac ATTGTGGTGAACCTGTGCGAGGCCCTGTCAGCCCTGGCAACAGATGAAGATG AACTTCAACAGAAGGATCAGTCTGACGATTGTGAAATGGCTGACGGCATGGCAAACCAAGAGGAAAAGGAACTGTCTGAGAATGTCGCTGATTgcaaggaggtgaaggaggatgaagaggtggaggttaaggaggaagaagagacagaaagtgattcagaggaggaagatgactGCAAGGAATATGAAATTGATGAAGAGGAGAGTGAAATGAAGAAGACTGAGGCGACACCGATGATGGAGGATGCGTCGTCGGTGAAGTACAACGTTAAAACCACCCCCTACCTGCAAAG TGTGAAGAAGGGCCTGCAGGGCGAGGTCCGCAGCGCGTGCGCCGGCTCCAGGAAGAGGCCGGGCATCAAGGACCTCAAGTTCCTCACCCCGGTGCGTCGCTCCAGCCGCATCCACCGCAACTCCTGCCGGCTGCCTCCCCTGGTGCTGGACCACGACCCCTGCGTGACCTCGCTGGCTGAGCTTGTCCAGCTGGACGGCGACGACGACTCCAACGCCTACATTTACAGGAAAAAccctgccttgctcaaggactcGCCGGATCCCGAGAAAGAACTTTTAAATGATTCAGAGTATTTTTAA